A region from the Rufibacter sp. DG15C genome encodes:
- a CDS encoding T9SS type A sorting domain-containing protein, whose translation MKKISTLLFALSVLFVFSVNAQNVFIPFGSTWSYLDNGSNQGTSWKDPSFTETTAWKSGLGKFGYGIDDAVTTINYGPTTSPKYITTYFRKTVNIPDLSSQSSYSANIKMDDGVVVYVNGAEVLRYNMPTGTIAYNTLASISSSGNGTNIINFAIPASAFVVGTNVVAVEVHQQKANTSDMAFDLELIGPGTDVTPPAVVSINRQAPTASTVTSPGTAIFRATFSEAVTGVTADDFTFTVSGSATATIASVTAVGTKKTQYDISINLSGVGTLRLNLKSSATGIIDSSNNLIATGYTSGQTYTLEALSSGTGFSSVTNLSPMPISINTADKPQSKVWQYAGKFWTVLPTADGTFLWRLDGTTWTKMLSVYGGTSSRADCKVVDNVVHVLLYRGSSTSYLVSLEYVPTSANYKLWSARTTRTSLTLGPDAETATLDRDGTGRLWIAYDTPGAVNVLWSDSPYTTFSAPIVIQTGIVNDDICSIIALPTQGKIGVLWSNQSADFFGFKTHNDGDDPNTWSVDEKPASQSALKVGTGFADDHLNMKIASDGTLYCAVKTSYESPGYTKLALLVRRPTGIWDNAYEVTEFEGTRPMLILNEAANKMQVIFTSHENGGDILYRESAISNISFSPTIPLLRGLYNYTSSTKDSYTGETVIIATDVSTTAWKAIGFLVTDGNAAATVTTNLLPEHSHKMLKAYPNPFQGTTTVLFTLPTAGDYTLALYNNKGEQVADPTKGNAAGGVSTAVEVKANHLPSGLYILKLQTAQGIETMKLLHTR comes from the coding sequence ATGAAAAAAATTTCAACTCTCTTATTTGCACTTTCTGTGCTCTTTGTATTTTCAGTAAATGCCCAAAATGTCTTTATACCATTTGGTTCTACCTGGTCGTATCTGGACAACGGGTCAAACCAAGGCACTTCTTGGAAAGACCCCTCGTTTACTGAGACTACCGCATGGAAATCTGGGTTGGGCAAATTTGGCTACGGCATAGATGATGCAGTAACCACCATCAATTATGGGCCCACCACCAGCCCCAAGTACATTACCACCTACTTTAGAAAAACAGTCAATATCCCAGACCTATCCTCCCAAAGCTCCTACTCAGCCAACATTAAAATGGATGATGGCGTGGTGGTGTATGTGAATGGCGCAGAGGTTCTACGCTACAACATGCCCACCGGCACTATCGCCTATAACACCCTTGCCTCCATTAGCTCTAGCGGCAATGGAACCAACATTATCAACTTTGCCATTCCAGCATCTGCGTTTGTAGTGGGCACCAATGTGGTAGCGGTTGAGGTCCATCAACAGAAGGCCAATACCTCTGACATGGCCTTTGACTTGGAACTGATTGGGCCAGGCACAGATGTCACGCCACCAGCAGTAGTAAGCATCAATAGGCAGGCGCCTACCGCCTCAACTGTCACCTCTCCGGGCACCGCTATCTTTAGAGCCACTTTCTCTGAAGCTGTTACGGGTGTCACTGCAGATGATTTCACTTTTACTGTAAGTGGTAGCGCGACAGCTACCATTGCTAGTGTAACTGCTGTAGGGACTAAGAAGACGCAATATGACATCTCCATCAACCTTAGCGGAGTAGGGACGCTGCGTCTAAACTTAAAATCTTCTGCCACTGGCATTATAGACTCATCCAACAACCTAATTGCCACTGGTTATACTTCAGGGCAGACTTACACCCTTGAAGCCTTAAGCAGCGGGACCGGGTTCAGTTCAGTGACTAACCTCAGCCCCATGCCCATTTCCATTAACACCGCAGACAAACCTCAATCTAAGGTATGGCAGTATGCGGGCAAGTTCTGGACGGTGCTGCCTACGGCAGATGGAACCTTCCTTTGGAGGCTAGACGGCACTACTTGGACCAAGATGTTATCTGTGTATGGCGGCACCTCTTCCAGAGCAGACTGTAAGGTAGTGGACAATGTAGTGCATGTACTCCTATATAGAGGCAGCAGCACTTCTTACCTGGTATCTCTGGAATATGTGCCCACATCTGCCAACTACAAACTTTGGAGCGCCAGAACCACTAGAACATCTCTTACCTTAGGACCAGATGCCGAAACTGCCACGCTGGACCGGGACGGCACCGGAAGGCTGTGGATAGCCTATGACACCCCCGGAGCGGTCAACGTCCTCTGGAGTGATAGTCCTTATACTACTTTTAGTGCACCTATTGTTATACAGACTGGCATAGTCAATGATGACATTTGTAGCATTATCGCCCTGCCTACCCAAGGCAAGATTGGGGTACTGTGGAGCAACCAGAGTGCAGACTTTTTTGGCTTTAAGACACATAATGACGGGGACGACCCCAACACCTGGTCTGTAGATGAAAAACCTGCCTCCCAGTCTGCCTTGAAAGTGGGCACTGGCTTCGCTGATGACCACCTGAACATGAAAATTGCCAGCGATGGTACTTTGTATTGCGCGGTTAAGACTAGCTATGAGTCGCCGGGCTATACAAAGCTAGCGCTTCTTGTCCGGAGACCTACTGGGATTTGGGATAATGCGTATGAAGTGACTGAGTTTGAAGGCACCCGGCCTATGCTCATCCTGAATGAGGCCGCAAATAAAATGCAGGTCATCTTTACCTCGCATGAAAATGGCGGTGACATCCTATACAGAGAGTCTGCTATCAGTAATATTTCCTTTAGCCCTACCATTCCTCTATTGAGAGGATTGTACAACTATACCAGCAGCACCAAGGACAGCTACACGGGAGAGACGGTCATCATTGCCACAGATGTTTCCACCACCGCCTGGAAAGCAATTGGTTTTTTAGTGACAGACGGCAACGCGGCTGCCACGGTGACTACCAATTTATTACCAGAGCACAGTCATAAAATGCTCAAGGCGTATCCTAATCCTTTCCAAGGAACCACCACCGTGCTGTTCACTTTGCCCACCGCAGGAGACTACACCTTGGCCTTGTACAATAACAAAGGAGAGCAGGTAGCAGACCCTACAAAAGGAAACGCTGCCGGTGGAGTTTCTACTGCTGTTGAGGTGAAAGCGAATCATCTGCCTTCGGGCCTCTACATCCTTAAACTGCAGACGGCGCAAGGCATTGAGACCATGAAATTACTGCACACTAGGTAA
- a CDS encoding polysaccharide biosynthesis/export family protein: MIVPLRKSLSYLLLVPCFLFFCSCASTKKVVYFNNIQDSELPAGVENIEPLIQKNDLLSISVSSLNPEATKIFNTPNVTDSEAPDFSGRATSVSGYLVNSQGYIQFPILGNIKAVGLTKRQLKESLTKSLTERKLLVDPIINIRYLNYRVTVLGEVAHPTVVNAPNEKITLLEALGLAGDLTIYAKRSNVLIIREVDNKKIIKRINLNSTELFNSQYYYLQPNDIVYVEPDKAKVATASPVRQLLPLIFSGLTVVVVAVDRLTR, encoded by the coding sequence ATGATTGTACCACTAAGAAAATCGCTGTCCTACTTGTTACTTGTGCCTTGCTTCCTTTTCTTCTGCTCTTGTGCCAGCACCAAAAAAGTGGTGTACTTTAATAACATTCAAGACAGTGAACTGCCGGCGGGCGTAGAAAACATTGAACCGCTTATTCAGAAAAACGACCTGTTAAGCATTTCTGTGAGCAGCCTTAACCCAGAGGCCACCAAAATCTTCAATACCCCCAACGTAACAGACTCAGAGGCCCCTGACTTCTCAGGCAGAGCCACTTCCGTGTCAGGGTATCTGGTCAACTCTCAAGGGTACATTCAGTTCCCCATCTTAGGAAACATCAAAGCCGTAGGGTTAACCAAAAGACAATTAAAGGAAAGCCTTACCAAAAGCCTTACAGAACGTAAACTCTTGGTAGACCCCATCATCAACATCAGGTACCTCAACTACCGCGTAACGGTCCTGGGCGAAGTAGCCCACCCTACCGTGGTAAATGCCCCCAATGAGAAGATCACCTTGTTAGAAGCCCTAGGCCTAGCGGGTGACTTAACCATCTACGCCAAGCGTAGCAACGTCCTGATCATACGGGAAGTGGACAATAAGAAAATCATTAAACGAATTAATCTTAACTCTACAGAGCTGTTCAACTCCCAGTATTACTACCTACAGCCCAATGACATTGTGTATGTAGAGCCAGACAAAGCCAAAGTAGCCACCGCAAGTCCAGTGAGACAGCTTTTGCCCTTGATTTTTAGCGGGCTGACTGTCGTTGTAGTTGCCGTTGATAGATTAACCAGATAA
- a CDS encoding tyrosine-protein kinase family protein has protein sequence MTDQTNTQEEGLFDSLAHKYVPYWPMFLILFMLAMAGAWAYLHYLAIPTYETSATIIIKDEKKGVDESRMTQSIDAFTSNNIVENEIKVIQSRALTRQVIDDLGLYAPFYEEDKFKAIPAYSTSPIKVRLKIPEQAKEVEKVYFTFDKATQQVKIDGKKYPLNTWAETPYGEMMFLPNDKQSDQAELPLYFSIVHPKKVTDGIISSLSIQAENKLSTAVNLNFTDASPARGEDILNKLIEEYNQVAIDKRNDLAAKTLDYVNNRIILVGKELKELENQMVQYKSSRGVVDLSEQGKMYLSSVGESDRNLSDINLQLAILSEVEQYVMLKSNSAGMAPSTLGIKDPGLTQLLQKLYDSEIQYQRLKGTTAENNPVLLSVVSEIEQIRPSILDNIRNQRRALQASRASMASTSSRYNSQLQTIPRKERELLEISRQQATKNDAYNFLLQKREETVLSYAPTDEDTRIVDMAESSLYPVAPRSLYIYLIAAVMSCVLGVVMISGREMMNGKLLFLSEILSNTDIPVVAELQYTKTKDKLHQKPTDGFVIEEFRHMRATIGLFGRTFVKKKIMITSSIAGEGKTYVSTNLAHSLASSGRKVALLDFDLRNPSTTRLFNLTNYKGITEYLMEDIEPYQIINSTESENLYVVPAGVFVGDSTELLLNGKLEDLFSYLENEFDYILVDTAPADIISGASILTEFCNMTLLIMRHGYTPKALVKRLPKNNKFKFMNNMAIVFNGVKPRGLFKGHHGIEYGYGYELNYGNNAYLAKNT, from the coding sequence ATGACTGACCAAACCAACACCCAAGAAGAAGGTCTGTTTGACTCTTTGGCGCATAAATATGTGCCTTACTGGCCAATGTTCCTTATTCTGTTCATGCTAGCCATGGCAGGCGCTTGGGCCTATTTGCATTACCTAGCTATTCCTACGTATGAGACCTCTGCCACCATCATCATCAAAGATGAGAAGAAAGGGGTGGATGAGTCCAGAATGACCCAATCCATTGACGCCTTCACCTCTAACAACATTGTGGAGAATGAGATAAAAGTCATCCAGTCCAGAGCCCTCACTAGACAAGTGATTGATGACCTTGGTTTATATGCTCCCTTTTATGAGGAAGATAAGTTTAAAGCAATTCCGGCCTATTCTACCTCTCCCATTAAGGTGCGCCTTAAAATACCAGAGCAAGCCAAAGAAGTAGAAAAGGTCTACTTCACCTTTGACAAGGCTACCCAGCAGGTAAAGATTGACGGTAAAAAATATCCCTTGAACACTTGGGCAGAGACGCCTTATGGTGAGATGATGTTTTTACCCAATGACAAACAGTCTGACCAGGCAGAGCTACCACTTTATTTCTCCATTGTTCACCCTAAGAAAGTAACAGACGGCATCATCAGCAGCTTGTCCATTCAGGCAGAAAACAAACTATCAACCGCCGTAAACCTAAATTTTACAGATGCCTCCCCTGCCCGCGGCGAAGACATCTTAAATAAACTCATTGAGGAATACAACCAAGTGGCCATTGACAAGCGCAATGATTTGGCCGCCAAAACCCTGGACTATGTTAACAACCGCATTATTCTGGTAGGCAAAGAACTCAAGGAACTGGAAAACCAGATGGTGCAGTACAAGTCCAGCCGTGGAGTGGTGGACTTAAGCGAGCAAGGCAAGATGTACTTGAGCAGCGTGGGTGAAAGTGACCGCAACCTCTCTGACATCAACCTGCAACTAGCCATTCTAAGTGAGGTGGAACAGTACGTGATGCTGAAAAGCAACTCGGCGGGCATGGCGCCTTCCACTTTAGGCATAAAAGACCCGGGCTTAACCCAACTACTCCAAAAGCTGTATGATTCTGAGATACAATACCAGCGGTTAAAAGGAACCACCGCCGAGAACAACCCGGTCTTATTGTCGGTGGTGAGTGAGATTGAGCAGATACGGCCAAGTATCTTGGACAATATCCGCAACCAGCGCAGGGCCTTACAAGCCAGTAGAGCCAGTATGGCCTCTACCAGCAGCCGGTACAACTCCCAGTTGCAGACCATCCCGCGCAAAGAAAGAGAGCTCCTGGAAATAAGCAGACAGCAAGCCACCAAGAACGACGCATATAATTTCTTGCTGCAGAAACGCGAAGAAACAGTTCTCTCTTATGCGCCAACAGATGAAGACACCCGCATTGTAGACATGGCCGAGTCCTCTTTGTACCCCGTAGCGCCACGGTCATTGTACATCTACCTCATAGCAGCGGTGATGTCTTGCGTACTAGGGGTGGTCATGATTTCTGGAAGGGAGATGATGAACGGCAAGCTGTTGTTCTTGTCAGAGATTCTGTCCAATACAGACATCCCCGTGGTGGCCGAGCTGCAATACACCAAGACCAAAGACAAACTGCACCAGAAGCCTACAGACGGTTTTGTGATTGAGGAGTTCAGGCACATGCGGGCCACCATTGGCTTGTTTGGCCGCACCTTTGTCAAGAAGAAAATCATGATTACGTCCAGCATCGCTGGTGAGGGGAAAACCTACGTGAGCACCAATCTGGCCCACAGTTTAGCTTCCTCAGGCAGAAAAGTGGCTTTACTGGATTTCGACTTACGGAACCCTTCCACTACCCGCCTCTTTAATTTAACCAATTACAAAGGCATAACTGAGTACCTCATGGAGGACATTGAGCCCTACCAGATCATCAACTCCACTGAATCTGAAAACCTGTACGTGGTACCCGCGGGCGTCTTTGTGGGCGACAGCACCGAACTCCTGCTCAACGGAAAACTGGAAGACTTATTCAGCTATCTGGAAAACGAGTTTGACTACATACTGGTAGACACTGCCCCGGCAGACATCATCTCTGGCGCCTCTATCCTCACTGAGTTCTGCAACATGACCTTGCTCATTATGCGGCACGGGTACACGCCAAAAGCCCTGGTGAAACGCCTGCCCAAAAACAACAAATTCAAGTTTATGAACAACATGGCCATAGTGTTCAACGGCGTAAAACCAAGAGGCTTGTTCAAAGGCCATCATGGCATTGAGTACGGCTACGGCTATGAGCTGAACTATGGCAACAACGCCTATCTGGCCAAGAATACTTAA
- a CDS encoding NAD-dependent epimerase: protein MKILVTGTAGFVGFHLAEKLLSRGDEVVGIDNINDYYDTKLKFDRLTESGICEGLVQWYKEVRSFKYPNYRFIRMNLEDKNALLSLCAKEKFDVIVHLAAQAGVRYSITNPDAYAQSNLVSFLNILEASRHNKIKHLVYASSSSVYGLNGKMPFSVKDCVDHPVSLYAASKKANELMAHTYSHLYRIPTSGLRFFTVYGPWGRPDMAYFSFTEAILKDKPIKVFNFGQMKRDFTYIDDITSGMINVIDKPAEPLPDWDGACPDLSRSTAPYCIYNIGNNNPVELMSFIQEIEANMGKKAILEMEGMQPGDVVSTWANVDDLIEHFNYKPDTTIQEGLKKFTDWYKAYYALEIAAPAKAAAA, encoded by the coding sequence ATGAAGATATTAGTGACAGGGACCGCCGGTTTTGTTGGATTTCATCTAGCCGAAAAGCTCCTTTCTAGAGGAGACGAGGTAGTGGGTATTGACAACATCAATGATTACTATGACACCAAGCTTAAGTTTGACCGCCTGACAGAAAGCGGCATCTGCGAGGGCCTGGTGCAATGGTACAAAGAGGTGAGAAGTTTTAAATATCCCAACTACCGGTTCATCAGGATGAACCTAGAGGACAAAAACGCCTTGCTATCGCTCTGTGCCAAGGAAAAGTTTGATGTCATTGTGCATTTGGCTGCCCAGGCAGGCGTGCGCTACTCTATCACCAACCCAGATGCCTACGCGCAGTCCAACCTAGTTAGCTTCCTAAACATTCTGGAGGCCAGCCGCCACAACAAGATCAAGCATTTGGTATATGCCAGCTCGTCTAGCGTGTACGGCCTAAACGGCAAAATGCCTTTCTCAGTGAAAGACTGCGTAGACCACCCGGTGTCTTTGTATGCAGCCAGCAAGAAAGCCAATGAGTTAATGGCCCACACCTATAGCCATCTGTACAGAATACCAACGTCTGGCCTGCGGTTCTTCACCGTGTACGGCCCCTGGGGAAGACCAGACATGGCCTACTTCTCCTTTACAGAAGCCATTCTCAAGGACAAGCCCATCAAGGTATTCAACTTCGGGCAAATGAAGCGTGACTTCACCTATATAGATGACATCACTTCGGGCATGATCAACGTGATTGACAAACCCGCCGAACCGCTCCCAGACTGGGATGGTGCTTGCCCAGACCTGTCCAGATCAACGGCTCCTTATTGTATCTACAACATCGGGAATAACAACCCAGTGGAATTGATGAGCTTCATCCAGGAGATTGAGGCCAACATGGGTAAAAAAGCCATCCTGGAGATGGAAGGCATGCAACCCGGTGACGTGGTGTCTACCTGGGCCAATGTAGATGACCTTATAGAGCACTTTAACTACAAACCAGACACTACCATTCAAGAAGGACTCAAGAAGTTCACAGACTGGTACAAAGCATATTATGCCTTAGAGATTGCAGCCCCAGCCAAAGCAGCAGCCGCTTAA
- a CDS encoding oligosaccharide flippase family protein, translating into MAHDKKLTERTFSGFLYLITGSGLQVVLKIGVLAVLARLVSPKEFGVVGLALIIVEFSKMFTQMGVGPAIVQRAELEERHLQTGFTLSIVMGLFFSGLLLLGAPVLAGFFKMESLTPVLRAISFVFLVDSFTLIGQALLQRTMQFKTSAIIELTSYAIGYGAIGIILGKMGWGVWALVVAHICQAVLHSMFLLKLQPFPKRLGFDKTAFKELVYFGGGMTMGRIGNFLATQGDNLVIGRTLGPAALGIYGRAYQFMVMPASLFGTALDKALFPAMAKVQQDKQKIGKAFLTGVNMIALLAMPLSAVLVLLAPEIVLTLLGNKWTDVVLPFQILACSLLFRMSYKLSDTLARATGAVYKRAWRQIIYAGLVFAGALIGSYWGLYGVAIGVAVALTANFFMMAQLSIQLASITWASIIKVHWAGLFLMASIGAACYLLVSLCRGLGFSPPVTLVLVGVGLLAQLYLTVKFFHRYIISDDLNDLFHHLIAKKFKKGNHKKASELTLQPIQDPTSMFHSAYPDSALNGQTPIAPLATVQTLLEALHHQNILYCHWKSNEHLDASMTGDTDLDVLFHHEQKEQLEALLAKLGFKNFKSIKEKQYKDIEDYIALDDASGKVIHLHAHFKMTMGETYLKGYQLNIEKEILSTRVYDETFGIYRSDPAIELILLYIREALKLRNRDILMMGLFGKIHYSENVLKEYRWLKARTTPVQIEAFLAAMFKEYAAMIQIMNGGFTKKQLLKLSFLVRKEFEQDRLYSPLTASLVRWYREITVKVSRKTAQLLNRPIISQRINPRGGMVIAVIGADGSGKSTVTANLRDTFQKKLDVYRIYYGRGDGKISWPRKALINLKGVFHQAPKKSANGRKVAMTTPRKKGALAEAYRCINALIVANEKRRNLQLMQEAKQKGMLIICDRYPQNQIMGFNDGPLLHHLASSKNPIFRMMSKIESNIYAKADNTPPDVIFKLIAEAKVVEARKPGETLLETLEAKISGFKSLQFKDTCKVITVDATQPLAQVLSTVKKEIWQAYH; encoded by the coding sequence ATGGCGCATGATAAGAAACTTACCGAACGCACCTTTTCAGGCTTCCTGTACCTAATCACGGGCAGCGGCCTACAAGTAGTTTTAAAAATTGGCGTGCTGGCCGTCTTGGCTAGATTGGTAAGTCCCAAAGAATTTGGGGTAGTTGGCCTTGCCTTAATCATAGTAGAGTTCTCTAAGATGTTCACCCAAATGGGGGTGGGTCCCGCCATTGTGCAGCGGGCAGAGTTGGAGGAACGCCACTTGCAAACTGGGTTTACCCTGTCTATTGTAATGGGCCTTTTCTTCTCTGGGCTACTGCTGCTGGGAGCGCCGGTGCTGGCCGGTTTCTTTAAGATGGAGAGCCTCACCCCAGTGTTAAGGGCTATCTCCTTTGTGTTCCTGGTAGACTCGTTCACCTTGATTGGGCAGGCACTTTTACAGCGCACCATGCAGTTTAAGACCAGTGCCATTATTGAGCTGACATCTTATGCCATAGGCTATGGGGCCATAGGTATCATTTTAGGAAAAATGGGCTGGGGCGTTTGGGCTTTAGTGGTTGCCCACATTTGCCAGGCAGTCCTCCACTCTATGTTTCTCCTCAAGTTGCAGCCTTTCCCGAAACGGTTGGGCTTTGACAAAACAGCCTTTAAAGAACTAGTCTACTTTGGAGGCGGCATGACCATGGGCCGCATTGGCAACTTCTTGGCTACGCAGGGAGACAACTTGGTGATTGGCCGCACCCTGGGCCCGGCAGCTTTGGGCATCTACGGCAGAGCCTACCAGTTCATGGTGATGCCCGCCAGTTTGTTTGGGACGGCCTTAGACAAAGCCCTGTTCCCGGCCATGGCCAAGGTGCAGCAAGACAAGCAAAAAATAGGCAAAGCCTTCTTGACCGGGGTAAACATGATTGCCCTCTTAGCCATGCCCTTGAGTGCCGTACTGGTGCTACTGGCCCCAGAGATTGTGTTGACCTTGCTAGGCAACAAATGGACAGATGTCGTGCTCCCTTTCCAGATTCTGGCGTGCAGTCTCCTGTTTAGGATGAGTTACAAATTGAGTGACACTTTGGCTAGGGCCACCGGCGCTGTATACAAAAGAGCCTGGCGCCAGATTATCTACGCGGGCCTAGTATTTGCTGGAGCACTCATTGGATCATACTGGGGCCTATATGGCGTAGCCATTGGGGTGGCGGTCGCGTTAACGGCTAACTTCTTTATGATGGCTCAACTAAGTATTCAATTAGCATCCATTACATGGGCCAGCATAATAAAAGTGCACTGGGCAGGTTTGTTCCTGATGGCATCCATAGGCGCAGCCTGCTACCTACTGGTGTCTCTTTGTAGAGGCTTAGGCTTCTCGCCGCCTGTGACTCTGGTTCTAGTTGGGGTGGGATTGTTGGCCCAACTCTACCTCACGGTAAAGTTCTTTCATAGGTACATCATCAGTGATGACTTAAATGACCTTTTTCATCACTTAATCGCTAAGAAATTTAAAAAGGGCAATCACAAGAAAGCATCTGAACTAACTCTACAACCCATCCAAGATCCTACCAGTATGTTTCACTCAGCCTACCCAGACTCCGCCCTTAACGGCCAGACGCCCATTGCGCCATTAGCCACCGTGCAAACGCTTCTGGAGGCTTTGCACCACCAGAATATCCTGTATTGTCACTGGAAGAGCAATGAGCACCTAGATGCCTCTATGACCGGAGACACAGACTTAGACGTGCTGTTCCATCATGAGCAGAAGGAACAGTTGGAGGCTCTGCTGGCTAAACTGGGGTTCAAGAACTTCAAGTCTATTAAAGAAAAGCAGTACAAAGACATTGAAGATTACATAGCCTTGGATGATGCCTCTGGCAAGGTTATACACCTACACGCACATTTCAAGATGACCATGGGCGAAACCTACCTTAAGGGATACCAGCTCAACATTGAGAAAGAGATTCTAAGCACCAGGGTGTATGATGAGACCTTCGGGATATACCGGTCAGACCCGGCCATTGAGTTAATCTTACTCTACATTAGAGAAGCGCTCAAACTCAGAAACCGGGACATTCTCATGATGGGCCTGTTCGGCAAAATCCACTATTCAGAGAACGTGCTCAAAGAATACAGATGGCTGAAGGCCAGAACCACGCCTGTGCAGATAGAAGCCTTTCTGGCGGCCATGTTCAAGGAGTATGCTGCCATGATACAGATTATGAACGGTGGGTTTACCAAGAAGCAGTTGCTTAAACTTTCCTTTTTGGTGAGAAAAGAATTTGAGCAGGACCGGCTCTACTCCCCGCTCACGGCGTCTTTGGTGCGCTGGTACAGAGAGATCACGGTCAAAGTCTCCAGGAAAACCGCCCAGTTGTTGAACCGCCCCATCATCAGCCAGAGAATTAACCCAAGAGGCGGCATGGTTATAGCCGTTATTGGTGCTGACGGCTCTGGCAAATCTACGGTGACGGCCAACCTTAGAGACACCTTCCAGAAAAAGTTGGATGTGTACCGCATTTACTATGGCCGCGGCGACGGCAAAATATCATGGCCCAGAAAAGCACTCATCAATTTAAAAGGTGTGTTTCACCAAGCGCCCAAAAAGTCAGCCAACGGCCGGAAGGTGGCAATGACCACCCCACGTAAAAAAGGCGCCTTAGCCGAGGCGTACCGGTGTATCAATGCGCTCATAGTAGCCAATGAAAAGCGCAGAAACCTACAGCTCATGCAAGAGGCCAAACAGAAAGGCATGCTCATTATCTGCGACCGCTACCCACAAAACCAGATCATGGGCTTTAACGACGGGCCTTTGCTTCACCATCTGGCTTCGTCCAAAAACCCGATTTTTAGGATGATGTCCAAAATTGAGAGCAACATCTACGCCAAGGCAGACAACACCCCGCCAGACGTCATTTTCAAGCTCATAGCAGAGGCGAAGGTGGTGGAAGCCCGCAAACCCGGCGAGACCTTACTAGAGACGCTTGAAGCAAAAATATCTGGTTTTAAAAGCCTGCAATTTAAAGACACCTGCAAAGTGATTACCGTAGATGCCACCCAGCCTTTAGCCCAGGTGCTTTCTACCGTCAAAAAAGAAATATGGCAGGCGTACCACTAA
- a CDS encoding UpxY family transcription antiterminator, which yields MDCNWYILCTKPKRERKVAQSLKELRIQHFCPINKKVQKWGKRQETIYEPLFATYVFIKTTEAQLRTLQLLPEVVQVVHRKKGPIVAIDTEVKAIKEFMKAHQNVRFAITNQSKQSVALQVEDMLLDREGTVIPTKTQLTKVTLPSLGVLLYAQETKKSTTRTKTKIGSVNR from the coding sequence ATGGATTGTAACTGGTATATCCTTTGCACTAAACCTAAGCGGGAAAGAAAAGTAGCGCAAAGCTTAAAGGAACTGCGCATCCAACATTTTTGCCCCATCAACAAAAAGGTGCAGAAGTGGGGAAAGCGGCAGGAAACTATTTATGAGCCCCTGTTTGCTACCTATGTATTTATCAAAACCACAGAGGCGCAGCTCCGCACCCTGCAACTACTGCCCGAGGTGGTGCAAGTGGTACACAGAAAAAAAGGACCTATAGTGGCGATAGACACAGAAGTGAAGGCGATTAAGGAATTCATGAAAGCCCACCAGAACGTGCGGTTTGCCATCACCAACCAGAGCAAACAAAGCGTAGCCCTGCAGGTAGAAGACATGCTCCTGGATAGAGAAGGCACTGTGATTCCTACCAAGACGCAGTTGACCAAAGTGACCCTCCCCTCCTTAGGTGTTTTATTATACGCCCAAGAAACCAAGAAAAGCACCACCAGGACCAAGACGAAAATTGGCTCTGTCAATAGATAA